A genomic stretch from Desulfohalobium retbaense DSM 5692 includes:
- a CDS encoding DnaJ family domain-containing protein: MLASSFSVIQDIAEHRIREAIDQGEMENLPGRGRPLELDNDEHIPQEMRMAYKILKNSGHLPQEVEQEKQVQTMLDLLEHCQDEQERYRQIQKLNVLITKINETRRVPIHLEKDQLYYSKVVERVRVRRREE, translated from the coding sequence ATGCTTGCCTCGAGTTTTTCAGTTATCCAGGATATAGCCGAGCACAGGATTCGCGAGGCCATCGATCAGGGGGAGATGGAGAATCTGCCGGGTCGGGGACGCCCCCTGGAACTCGACAACGACGAACATATTCCCCAAGAAATGCGCATGGCGTATAAAATTTTGAAAAATTCAGGGCATCTGCCCCAGGAAGTGGAGCAGGAAAAGCAGGTTCAGACCATGCTCGATCTGCTGGAACACTGCCAGGATGAACAGGAACGGTACCGTCAGATCCAAAAACTCAATGTCCTGATTACAAAGATCAATGAAACCAGGCGGGTCCCAATCCATTTGGAAAAGGACCAGCTCTACTATTCCAAAGTCGTCGAGCGTGTCCGCGTC
- a CDS encoding STAS domain-containing protein, producing the protein MEKTVIEQRNGVCQVTYSGELTLEVTSQLKERIEQALENEHCQALVMDLSETVFLDSSGIGFLVSLNKKMRQQDNTFYLYRPSSQVRKTLSLVKLLDYFHIAESEEELPEGITV; encoded by the coding sequence ATGGAAAAAACGGTTATCGAGCAGCGAAATGGAGTCTGCCAGGTCACCTATAGCGGAGAACTGACTCTGGAGGTGACCTCGCAGCTCAAGGAACGCATCGAGCAGGCACTCGAAAACGAACACTGCCAGGCCCTGGTCATGGACCTTTCAGAGACGGTTTTTCTCGATAGTTCCGGAATTGGTTTTCTGGTGTCCTTGAATAAGAAAATGCGGCAGCAGGATAACACGTTTTATCTCTACCGTCCTTCCTCCCAGGTGCGAAAGACCCTTTCGCTGGTCAAGCTCCTTGACTATTTCCATATTGCCGAATCAGAAGAGGAACTCCCGGAAGGGATCACTGTCTGA
- a CDS encoding ATP-binding protein — MTIEWRLAGWATPEQAREIARKAMAFLARYLTSSDLLYELELALTEACANVVVHAYAEDLIGSLELRMRLEPFSRVEFEIANWGEPYWGLMDSVPDACHPDDESGRGLYIMANLVDSYSFTREGEKNILWMVKNIEDTLWKKRLSSSEMESARSPIAEN, encoded by the coding sequence ATGACAATTGAGTGGCGCTTGGCCGGATGGGCGACTCCGGAGCAGGCCCGGGAAATCGCCCGCAAGGCTATGGCCTTTCTGGCTCGATATCTTACCAGCTCCGATTTGTTGTATGAATTGGAGCTGGCACTGACCGAAGCTTGCGCGAATGTTGTTGTCCATGCTTATGCCGAAGACTTGATCGGTTCACTCGAACTCCGCATGCGCCTGGAACCTTTTTCCAGGGTTGAATTCGAGATCGCCAATTGGGGGGAACCGTATTGGGGGCTCATGGACTCGGTCCCGGACGCCTGCCATCCGGATGATGAATCCGGTCGGGGGCTGTATATTATGGCCAATCTTGTCGATAGCTACTCCTTTACTCGTGAGGGCGAAAAAAACATCCTGTGGATGGTCAAAAACATTGAGGATACACTATGGAAAAAACGGTTATCGAGCAGCGAAATGGAGTCTGCCAGGTCACCTATAGCGGAGAACTGA
- the dtd gene encoding D-aminoacyl-tRNA deacylase translates to MRILVQRVREARVEVSGTIEAQIGAGLLLFVGFGKQDDPDFLVSRGWLALCDKIWGLRVFPDAQGRFDLDVVQYGGGVLAVPQFTLYANCRRGRRPSFDAAAGGEAARQMFDGVCQRLEHRGGVPIGRGVFGADMEVGLTNWGPVTLWLDSLDFL, encoded by the coding sequence ATGCGCATTCTCGTCCAACGTGTCCGTGAGGCCAGGGTCGAGGTGAGCGGAACGATCGAAGCGCAGATCGGCGCCGGACTGCTTTTGTTCGTGGGATTCGGCAAACAGGACGATCCGGATTTTCTGGTCAGCCGGGGATGGCTCGCCCTGTGCGACAAGATTTGGGGATTGCGTGTCTTTCCGGATGCGCAGGGCCGTTTTGATCTGGACGTGGTCCAATACGGGGGCGGCGTTTTGGCTGTTCCCCAATTTACGCTGTACGCCAATTGCCGACGCGGTCGTCGTCCCTCCTTTGATGCGGCGGCCGGGGGCGAAGCGGCCCGCCAAATGTTCGATGGGGTGTGCCAGCGTTTGGAGCACCGGGGAGGAGTCCCGATCGGTCGGGGTGTTTTCGGGGCAGACATGGAGGTCGGTCTGACCAATTGGGGGCCGGTGACCTTGTGGCTGGACAGCCTCGATTTTCTTTGA
- the queD gene encoding 6-carboxytetrahydropterin synthase QueD — protein sequence MHTDQGLYRLRVRGGFSASHQLLHYEGKCERLHGHNFRVEAEVEGREVDPDTGMLLDFKVLKKRLNAVLDYLDHRHLNELTPFEGLSPSSENIARYIFTTLQKSMAEPGVRLREVSVAENEGSVAVYREE from the coding sequence ATGCATACCGACCAAGGTCTTTATCGCCTCCGCGTTCGGGGAGGGTTCAGTGCTTCCCACCAGCTTCTGCATTACGAGGGCAAGTGCGAACGGCTCCACGGCCACAATTTTCGCGTCGAGGCCGAAGTGGAAGGTCGTGAAGTCGACCCGGACACTGGCATGCTTTTGGACTTCAAGGTCCTGAAGAAACGTCTCAACGCTGTCCTTGACTATCTGGATCATCGTCATCTCAATGAGCTGACCCCGTTTGAGGGGCTGAGTCCCTCGTCAGAAAATATCGCCCGCTATATTTTCACTACGCTCCAAAAATCCATGGCCGAGCCCGGCGTCAGATTGCGGGAGGTCTCAGTGGCCGAAAATGAGGGCTCGGTTGCCGTGTACCGGGAGGAGTGA
- the dnaE gene encoding DNA polymerase III subunit alpha, with amino-acid sequence MTDFTHLHCHTEYSLLDGAIRIGDLCQQAVDFGFSSVAISDHGNLFGALDFYLTAKKFGVKPIIGCEVYVAPGDRRTKHTDKDIRSGYHLVLLAQNLTGYYNLVRLVSRGWLEGFHYKPRVDKELLSQWNEGLIALSACLKGEVPYGLRHEGMSRGKALAEEYSALFPGRFYLELQANGIPEQVTLNEQLLELAETTKLPLVATNDCHYLSYNDVEAHDILLCIQTNAQYYAKDRMRFDTQELYYRPPEEMEQAFAHCPQALENVGAIARNCNVELDLGQNYFPVYDVPQGRTLEEEFIRLVREGLRTRLAKLPYTVDEEVYWQRLDTELDVICAKGFPAYFLIVQDFINWAKEQGIPVGPGRGSAAGSLVAYCLGITNLDPLRYNLLFERFLNVERASMPDIDVDFCYNRREEVIRYVTAKYGKESVAQITTFGTMKAKAVVRDVGRALGLSFAETDKIAKLVPDDLKMTIDKALEQEPDLAALAENDETVAKLIDVSRRLEGLARHASTHAAGIVISDSHPLEDHLPLYLGKKGEVVTQFDMKKVEKVGLIKFDFLGLKTLTVIADTLHLAQQAGKSVPDIDTLPLEDEATFALLCRTETDGVFQLESSGMRNVIKDLQPTSFEDIIALLALYRPGPLESGMVTDFIRRKHGEIPVEYPHPLLEPILEATYGVILYQEQVMRIASDMANYSLGDGDILRRAMGKKDPSVMAEQRTKFVNGAKENEIDEATATYIFDLMEKFAGYGFNKSHSAAYALVSYQTAYLKAHYPVEFMAALITSEVSNTDKVIAHINACREMGIEVLPPDVNHSERHFTVENEKLRFGLSGVKNVGGGAIEALVAERRRNGPYASLLDFCKRVGSRKVTKRVLESLIKSGAMDSLGCSRASLLAALDKVVSTAQRQSRDKSRGQLSLMAMMGEEDSCVLSGIGMDIEEAQVEEWDDEKRLQYEKEALGFFLSGHPLLRFREELKRQRLLSLQDCGELGGDTEVRTAVLVTGVKEHVTKKGGRMAFCQIEDLTGTGEMTMFPETYAKVRNGLDLEQPLVVTAKISSYEGGGNGDEGAKQIKLLAQEVGLLNDQVGRGDEPVRVDIEAAALQGQSAQELKQIIGRYPGRAPVHLGVCLERADCVLQLGPNYRVAASPDFWREIRRWQSAHRPAS; translated from the coding sequence ATGACTGATTTTACCCACCTGCATTGCCATACCGAATACAGCCTGCTCGACGGGGCCATCCGTATCGGCGATCTCTGCCAACAGGCGGTGGACTTCGGATTCTCCAGCGTTGCCATCAGCGACCACGGCAACCTCTTCGGAGCTCTGGATTTTTATCTCACGGCCAAAAAATTCGGGGTCAAGCCGATTATCGGTTGCGAGGTCTACGTGGCCCCGGGAGACCGGCGTACCAAACACACGGACAAGGACATTCGCTCCGGGTACCATCTGGTTTTGCTGGCCCAGAATCTGACCGGCTACTACAATCTCGTGCGTCTGGTCAGCCGGGGGTGGCTGGAGGGATTCCATTACAAGCCCCGGGTGGACAAGGAACTTTTGTCGCAGTGGAACGAAGGGTTGATCGCCCTGTCCGCTTGTCTCAAGGGAGAAGTCCCGTATGGTCTGCGCCACGAGGGCATGAGCCGCGGCAAGGCCCTGGCGGAGGAGTACAGTGCCCTGTTTCCGGGGCGGTTCTATCTTGAACTGCAGGCCAATGGCATTCCGGAACAGGTGACGCTCAATGAGCAGCTCCTGGAGTTGGCCGAGACGACCAAACTGCCGCTGGTGGCCACCAATGACTGCCACTATCTGAGCTACAACGATGTCGAGGCCCACGACATCCTGCTGTGCATCCAGACCAACGCCCAGTACTATGCCAAGGATCGGATGCGCTTTGATACCCAGGAGTTGTATTATCGGCCTCCGGAGGAAATGGAGCAGGCCTTTGCCCATTGTCCCCAAGCTCTGGAGAATGTCGGTGCGATTGCCCGCAACTGCAATGTGGAACTCGACCTGGGGCAGAACTATTTTCCGGTCTACGATGTGCCGCAAGGGCGGACTCTGGAAGAGGAATTTATACGTCTCGTCCGGGAAGGATTACGGACTCGCCTGGCCAAATTGCCGTACACAGTCGACGAAGAGGTCTATTGGCAGCGGCTGGACACTGAACTCGACGTCATCTGCGCCAAAGGATTCCCGGCCTATTTCCTGATTGTGCAGGATTTTATCAATTGGGCCAAAGAGCAGGGCATCCCGGTTGGTCCCGGCCGGGGGTCGGCCGCCGGGAGTCTGGTGGCCTATTGTTTGGGGATCACCAACCTGGATCCTTTGCGGTACAATCTCCTGTTCGAGCGGTTCCTCAATGTGGAGCGCGCGAGCATGCCGGATATCGATGTCGACTTCTGCTACAACCGCCGTGAAGAAGTCATTCGGTATGTCACTGCGAAATACGGTAAAGAGAGTGTGGCGCAGATCACGACCTTCGGGACGATGAAGGCCAAGGCGGTGGTTCGTGATGTGGGCCGGGCTCTGGGACTCAGTTTTGCCGAAACGGACAAAATCGCCAAGCTGGTCCCAGACGACCTGAAGATGACCATCGACAAGGCCTTGGAACAGGAACCGGACCTCGCGGCCCTGGCTGAAAACGACGAGACCGTGGCCAAACTCATCGACGTCTCGCGGCGCCTGGAGGGGCTTGCCCGGCACGCTTCGACCCATGCCGCCGGAATCGTTATTTCTGACAGCCACCCCCTGGAAGACCATTTGCCCCTGTACCTCGGGAAAAAGGGCGAAGTGGTGACCCAGTTCGACATGAAAAAGGTCGAAAAAGTCGGTCTGATCAAGTTTGATTTTTTGGGGTTGAAGACCCTGACCGTGATCGCTGACACGCTCCATCTCGCGCAGCAGGCGGGAAAATCCGTTCCGGACATTGACACGTTGCCTTTGGAGGATGAGGCCACCTTTGCGCTGTTGTGCCGAACGGAGACCGACGGGGTCTTTCAACTGGAAAGCTCCGGGATGCGCAATGTGATCAAGGACCTGCAACCGACGTCCTTTGAGGATATCATTGCCTTGTTGGCCCTGTACCGGCCTGGACCGCTGGAAAGCGGGATGGTCACCGATTTCATTCGCCGCAAGCACGGCGAAATCCCGGTCGAGTATCCCCATCCGCTTCTGGAGCCCATTCTGGAAGCGACGTACGGGGTTATCCTCTACCAGGAACAGGTCATGCGCATCGCCTCGGACATGGCCAATTATTCCCTGGGCGACGGGGATATCCTGCGCCGGGCCATGGGGAAAAAGGATCCCTCGGTCATGGCCGAGCAGCGGACCAAGTTCGTCAACGGGGCCAAGGAAAACGAGATCGACGAGGCGACGGCGACCTATATTTTCGATCTCATGGAGAAATTCGCCGGCTACGGCTTCAATAAATCGCACTCGGCCGCCTATGCTCTGGTTTCCTACCAGACCGCCTACCTCAAGGCCCACTATCCCGTAGAGTTCATGGCCGCGCTGATCACCTCGGAGGTGAGCAACACCGACAAGGTCATTGCCCACATCAACGCCTGCCGGGAAATGGGCATTGAAGTGCTGCCCCCGGATGTGAATCACAGTGAGCGGCATTTCACGGTCGAAAACGAGAAGCTCCGTTTCGGCCTCTCCGGGGTCAAGAATGTCGGCGGTGGGGCCATCGAGGCTCTTGTGGCCGAGCGCCGCCGTAACGGTCCCTACGCAAGTCTGCTCGATTTCTGTAAACGCGTCGGCTCGCGCAAGGTCACCAAACGGGTCCTGGAAAGTCTGATCAAAAGCGGGGCAATGGACAGCCTCGGATGCAGCCGGGCTTCGCTTCTAGCGGCATTGGACAAGGTGGTTTCTACGGCCCAGCGTCAGAGTCGGGATAAATCGCGCGGCCAATTGTCGCTGATGGCCATGATGGGCGAAGAGGACAGTTGCGTGCTCAGCGGCATCGGGATGGATATCGAGGAGGCCCAGGTCGAGGAATGGGACGACGAAAAGCGGCTGCAATATGAAAAGGAAGCCCTCGGTTTTTTTCTCAGCGGCCACCCCTTGCTGCGTTTCCGGGAAGAACTCAAGCGGCAACGGTTGCTGAGTCTGCAAGACTGCGGCGAGCTTGGTGGCGACACCGAGGTGCGCACAGCAGTGCTGGTGACCGGGGTCAAGGAGCACGTGACCAAAAAGGGCGGACGGATGGCGTTTTGTCAGATCGAAGACCTGACCGGGACCGGGGAGATGACCATGTTTCCCGAGACCTATGCCAAGGTCCGCAACGGGCTCGACCTGGAACAGCCTTTGGTGGTCACGGCCAAGATCAGTTCCTACGAAGGCGGCGGCAACGGCGATGAAGGGGCCAAACAGATCAAACTTTTGGCCCAGGAGGTCGGCCTTTTGAACGACCAGGTCGGACGAGGGGACGAACCGGTCCGCGTGGATATCGAGGCCGCAGCCCTGCAAGGCCAATCGGCCCAGGAACTCAAACAGATCATCGGCCGTTATCCGGGGCGGGCTCCTGTCCACTTGGGGGTCTGTCTGGAACGCGCCGATTGTGTTTTGCAATTGGGGCCCAATTACCGAGTCGCCGCCAGCCCTGATTTTTGGCGTGAAATCCGCCGCTGGCAAAGCGCTCATCGTCCGGCATCCTAG
- the gap gene encoding type I glyceraldehyde-3-phosphate dehydrogenase, producing MAVRVALNGFGRIGRYMARLLSANTDLELVAVNARADNATLAHLLKYDSVHRTFAGTVEANEQGFLLEGQQVTVARNKPGEWTWGELGVDIVLETTGKFTDRESCEKHLACGAKRVVVSAPAKQPDVMVVMGVNDSDLGPEHKIVSNASCTTNCLAPAAKVLHDNFGLERGLMTTVHSYTMSQRILDGSHKDLRRARAAAMSMLPTTTGAARAVTKVIPSLEGKLDGMAIRVPTPNVSLVDLSADLGRATSAEEINAAMKAASEGPMQGILGYSEEPLVSVDYTGSTYGGVLDALTTSVMDGTLAKIIVWYDNESGFSNQLLRLTQRVASLLG from the coding sequence ATGGCCGTTCGTGTCGCACTCAACGGATTCGGGCGTATTGGCCGATATATGGCCCGGTTGTTGTCCGCAAACACTGACCTGGAACTGGTGGCGGTCAACGCCCGAGCGGATAATGCTACCCTGGCCCATCTTCTCAAATACGATTCCGTCCACCGGACCTTTGCGGGGACAGTCGAGGCCAATGAGCAAGGGTTTCTTTTGGAAGGCCAGCAGGTCACAGTGGCCCGAAACAAACCGGGGGAATGGACCTGGGGCGAACTCGGGGTGGATATTGTTCTGGAGACCACAGGCAAATTCACGGACCGTGAGAGCTGCGAAAAGCATCTGGCCTGCGGCGCGAAACGGGTTGTGGTCAGCGCCCCGGCCAAACAACCGGACGTGATGGTTGTTATGGGGGTTAACGACAGCGATCTGGGCCCTGAGCACAAGATCGTCTCCAACGCGTCCTGCACGACCAATTGTCTGGCTCCGGCGGCCAAAGTCCTGCACGATAATTTTGGTCTTGAACGCGGCCTGATGACCACGGTGCACTCGTATACCATGAGCCAGCGCATTTTGGACGGGTCGCACAAGGACTTGCGCCGGGCCCGTGCCGCGGCTATGTCCATGCTTCCGACGACCACCGGGGCGGCCAGAGCGGTGACGAAAGTTATCCCCTCGCTGGAGGGCAAGCTCGACGGCATGGCCATCCGGGTCCCGACCCCGAACGTTTCGCTGGTCGATTTGAGCGCCGATCTGGGCAGGGCCACCTCCGCTGAAGAAATCAACGCGGCGATGAAAGCCGCCTCTGAAGGGCCAATGCAAGGGATTCTCGGCTATAGTGAGGAACCGCTTGTTTCGGTGGACTATACCGGATCGACTTACGGCGGTGTCCTTGACGCGTTGACGACAAGTGTCATGGACGGCACCCTGGCCAAGATCATCGTCTGGTACGACAATGAATCGGGGTTTTCCAATCAGCTGCTGCGTCTGACACAGCGGGTCGCCTCGTTGCTTGGCTGA
- the fba gene encoding class II fructose-1,6-bisphosphate aldolase, giving the protein MPLVSPKEMFAKAYAGGYAIGAFNVNNMEIIQGIISAAETERSPLILQVSAGARRYAGQTYILKLVEAALEESDLPICLHLDHGQDFDICKKVIDGGFTSVMIDGSHLPFEENIALTKEVVEYAHPRGVWVEAELGQLAGVEDDVQAEENVYTNPDEAVEFVERTGCDSLAIAIGTSHGAYKFSGQPRLDLERLETITTKLPEFPLVLHGASTVLPELVDMANSYGGQIAGAKGVPEDLLRQAAKSGVCKINIDTDIRLAMTANIRKFLAENPAEFDPRKYLKPARQAVQDMVQHKIETVLGSSNTL; this is encoded by the coding sequence ATGCCACTTGTATCACCCAAAGAGATGTTCGCCAAAGCCTATGCCGGTGGCTACGCCATTGGCGCTTTTAACGTCAATAACATGGAGATTATCCAGGGCATTATCAGCGCGGCCGAAACGGAACGCTCGCCCCTTATTCTCCAGGTCTCGGCTGGCGCCCGTCGCTACGCCGGGCAGACCTATATTCTGAAGCTCGTCGAGGCGGCTTTGGAAGAAAGCGATTTGCCGATCTGTCTGCATCTGGACCACGGTCAGGATTTTGATATCTGCAAGAAAGTTATCGATGGCGGATTTACCTCGGTCATGATCGATGGCTCGCACCTGCCGTTTGAGGAGAATATTGCCCTGACCAAGGAAGTGGTCGAATACGCCCATCCCCGTGGTGTCTGGGTCGAAGCCGAACTCGGCCAATTGGCTGGCGTCGAGGACGACGTCCAGGCTGAAGAAAATGTCTATACCAATCCGGATGAGGCTGTTGAATTTGTTGAACGCACCGGCTGCGACTCCCTGGCCATCGCCATCGGCACGAGTCACGGAGCCTATAAGTTCAGCGGCCAGCCCCGGCTGGATCTTGAACGCCTGGAAACCATCACCACCAAGTTGCCCGAATTTCCTCTGGTCCTGCACGGCGCTTCCACGGTCCTGCCGGAATTGGTGGATATGGCCAATTCCTATGGCGGTCAGATCGCCGGGGCCAAGGGAGTTCCGGAAGATCTTTTGCGTCAGGCCGCCAAGTCCGGCGTGTGCAAGATCAATATCGACACCGACATCCGTTTGGCCATGACAGCCAATATTCGCAAGTTCCTGGCCGAAAATCCGGCGGAATTCGATCCCCGGAAATACCTCAAACCAGCGCGCCAGGCGGTACAGGACATGGTCCAGCACAAGATCGAAACGGTTCTCGGGTCGTCCAATACGTTATAG
- the surE gene encoding 5'/3'-nucleotidase SurE, producing MDILLTNDDGIQAYGLRALYRALRSAGHSVTVVAPLTQQSAVGHAVTLSMPLRVKSVREDGFAGYGISGTPVDAVKIALSTLLETPPEVIVSGINAGANVGVDILYSGTVSAATEGALAGLPALAVSVDHFHPEDLRDQARWTASFIDGTQWERLPRRRVLNLNFPACPLDQSLGLRVCPQTQAVYQDEYIRRHDPRDSEYFWLTGQIPPERVQPGTDRALLSEGCVTLTPLCFDFTDAALLEQTRALAGAWESGDRSV from the coding sequence ATGGACATTCTCTTAACCAACGACGACGGTATTCAGGCCTATGGCCTGCGGGCCCTGTACCGGGCGCTGCGATCGGCCGGGCACTCGGTGACCGTCGTCGCGCCCTTGACCCAGCAATCGGCTGTAGGGCACGCCGTGACCCTGAGCATGCCGCTGCGGGTCAAGAGCGTTCGCGAGGATGGTTTTGCCGGATATGGAATCAGCGGGACCCCCGTGGATGCGGTCAAGATCGCTTTGAGTACCTTGCTCGAGACCCCGCCCGAGGTGATCGTATCCGGGATCAATGCCGGAGCAAATGTGGGGGTGGACATCCTCTACTCGGGGACCGTATCCGCAGCGACAGAGGGTGCTCTGGCCGGACTGCCGGCTCTTGCGGTCTCGGTGGACCATTTCCATCCCGAGGATCTCCGGGACCAGGCCCGGTGGACCGCCTCGTTTATTGACGGTACCCAATGGGAACGATTGCCGCGACGGCGCGTTCTCAACCTCAATTTTCCCGCCTGCCCCCTGGACCAGAGCCTGGGGCTCCGGGTTTGCCCCCAGACCCAGGCCGTCTATCAGGACGAGTACATCCGGCGCCACGACCCGCGTGACAGCGAGTATTTCTGGTTGACCGGACAAATCCCGCCCGAACGTGTCCAACCGGGAACGGACCGTGCCCTGCTCAGTGAGGGGTGCGTGACCTTGACCCCGTTGTGTTTTGATTTTACCGACGCCGCGTTGTTGGAGCAGACCCGGGCCCTGGCGGGGGCGTGGGAAAGCGGCGATCGTTCAGTCTGA
- a CDS encoding 2-oxoacid:acceptor oxidoreductase family protein: MKSPMQLNRFEIRLSGTGGQGVLTLGRILGHGLAIEHGYYVTQTQSYGPEARGGASRADLVVNSQPINYPKPEQLDFLVALSQEACNRYFQRLKPTGRLFVDTTLVTQTPSNQFWGLPCTEIAREKIGLVQATNIVALGALTHVLPFARPAAMKRSLEANLPAKILELNLKAFTAGYNQARKDIPDGPTQWTFS, translated from the coding sequence GTGAAATCGCCGATGCAGCTCAACCGATTCGAAATCCGGCTTTCCGGCACTGGCGGGCAGGGGGTTTTGACCCTGGGGCGCATATTGGGTCACGGCTTGGCCATCGAACACGGCTACTACGTGACTCAGACGCAGAGTTACGGCCCGGAGGCCCGGGGCGGGGCGTCCCGCGCCGATCTGGTGGTCAATTCGCAGCCCATCAATTATCCCAAACCGGAACAACTCGATTTCCTGGTCGCCTTGAGCCAGGAAGCGTGCAACCGGTATTTTCAGCGGTTGAAGCCCACCGGTCGGCTGTTTGTGGACACCACCCTGGTCACCCAGACCCCCTCGAATCAATTCTGGGGGTTGCCGTGTACCGAGATCGCCCGGGAGAAAATCGGGTTGGTCCAGGCCACGAATATTGTCGCCCTGGGCGCATTGACCCATGTGTTGCCGTTTGCTCGCCCCGCGGCCATGAAACGGAGCCTGGAAGCCAACCTCCCGGCCAAAATCCTGGAACTCAATCTCAAAGCCTTTACTGCGGGCTATAATCAGGCCCGTAAGGATATCCCCGACGGACCGACACAATGGACATTCTCTTAA
- a CDS encoding 2-oxoacid:ferredoxin oxidoreductase subunit beta, producing the protein MSEVTQLIHHYLRHSKKFPHVFCPGCGHGIVLGSLIRSVHALSLSKDDVVLVAGIGCSGRMAVYVDFNTLHTTHGRALTFATGIKTANPKLKVIVVMGDGDALSIGGNHLIHAARRNVGITALILNNNIYGMTGGQSSPTSPDGCRTTTAPHGQLEAPFDTVDLLRGAGANFVARGTVMHAKMLDKLITTALDRPGFNVVEVLTPCHTQYGRKNEFKTAVDMYRDLKKRSISLDGYSNLSEEERPNRVPIGIFEQRDNRGLEEHYEQMRQQLQGGQQ; encoded by the coding sequence ATGTCTGAAGTCACGCAATTGATCCACCATTATCTGCGCCATTCGAAAAAATTCCCCCATGTCTTTTGTCCGGGTTGCGGACACGGCATTGTCCTTGGGTCTTTGATCCGTTCTGTGCACGCCTTGTCCCTGTCCAAGGACGATGTGGTGCTGGTTGCGGGGATCGGGTGTTCGGGGCGTATGGCGGTTTATGTCGATTTCAACACCCTGCACACCACCCACGGCAGGGCATTGACATTTGCCACCGGCATCAAGACGGCCAATCCCAAACTCAAGGTGATTGTCGTCATGGGCGATGGAGACGCCCTGTCTATCGGGGGCAATCATCTCATCCACGCCGCCCGCAGGAATGTGGGGATCACCGCTCTTATCCTGAACAACAACATCTACGGCATGACCGGGGGGCAGAGTTCCCCGACAAGCCCGGACGGCTGCCGGACCACCACTGCGCCGCACGGTCAGCTCGAAGCCCCGTTCGATACGGTCGATCTGCTGCGGGGTGCAGGCGCCAATTTCGTGGCCCGCGGCACGGTCATGCACGCCAAGATGCTGGACAAACTCATTACCACGGCTCTCGACAGGCCCGGGTTCAATGTGGTGGAGGTCCTGACTCCGTGTCACACCCAGTATGGCCGCAAAAACGAATTCAAAACCGCTGTGGACATGTACCGGGATTTGAAAAAGCGCTCCATTTCACTGGACGGATATTCCAATCTGTCTGAAGAGGAGCGACCCAACCGGGTGCCGATCGGAATCTTTGAGCAGCGTGATAACCGCGGCCTGGAAGAACATTACGAGCAGATGCGCCAGCAATTGCAGGGAGGGCAGCAGTGA